A stretch of Sulfurimonas xiamenensis DNA encodes these proteins:
- the argJ gene encoding bifunctional glutamate N-acetyltransferase/amino-acid acetyltransferase ArgJ yields the protein MYNIVYSQGGVCASDGFFADGISAGLKKGNAKDMAFIYSEDLCEVASVFTTNKMYAAPIRHFRQMGDFKTNFVLINSKNANAMTGQAGVEDIKEVLSFCPLQAKNPIMSSTGVIGVRLPKAKIIDGMKLFDLSRRDSACAAKAIMTTDTFPKEIAFKVELDDGSSFSMGAIAKGAGMINPAMATMLCFITTDANVSKSEMQEALDEIKTTTFNAISVDGDTSTNDTVLLLSNGRSGAYNKEAFKEVLFKIMHFLALEMVRDGEGATKLVTYKVTGAKDDREAEIAAKALSDSLLVKTALFGEDPNWGRIASTVGASGVEAYEEKLKISFDNLCVYDRGEILFDAEMEKKCAVIMQHQKFTISCDLGVGEGSFKAYGCDLGHEYVKINADYRT from the coding sequence TTGTATAATATAGTATATTCGCAAGGCGGAGTATGCGCTAGTGACGGTTTTTTTGCAGATGGCATAAGTGCAGGACTTAAAAAAGGTAACGCTAAAGATATGGCATTTATTTATAGCGAAGATTTGTGTGAGGTGGCTTCTGTTTTTACAACAAACAAGATGTATGCGGCACCAATTAGACATTTTCGCCAAATGGGAGATTTTAAGACAAATTTTGTTCTTATAAATTCTAAAAATGCAAATGCAATGACCGGCCAGGCAGGAGTTGAAGATATAAAAGAGGTACTCTCCTTCTGTCCCTTACAAGCCAAAAATCCTATTATGAGTTCAACAGGTGTAATCGGTGTTCGACTTCCAAAAGCTAAAATTATAGATGGGATGAAACTTTTTGATTTGAGCCGAAGAGATTCTGCTTGCGCAGCAAAAGCTATTATGACAACAGATACATTTCCTAAAGAGATAGCTTTTAAAGTTGAGTTGGATGATGGAAGCAGTTTTAGTATGGGAGCTATAGCAAAAGGTGCCGGGATGATAAATCCTGCCATGGCTACAATGCTATGTTTTATCACAACTGATGCAAATGTTAGTAAAAGTGAAATGCAAGAGGCTTTAGATGAGATAAAAACTACGACTTTTAATGCCATAAGCGTAGATGGAGACACCTCTACAAATGATACTGTTTTGCTTTTATCAAATGGTAGAAGCGGTGCTTACAATAAAGAGGCATTTAAAGAAGTTCTTTTTAAAATTATGCATTTTTTAGCATTAGAGATGGTGCGTGACGGTGAGGGTGCAACAAAACTTGTAACCTACAAAGTAACAGGTGCAAAAGATGATAGAGAGGCGGAGATTGCTGCTAAAGCGCTCTCGGATTCGCTTTTGGTAAAGACTGCACTTTTTGGCGAAGATCCAAACTGGGGAAGAATCGCTTCGACGGTTGGTGCAAGCGGGGTAGAGGCTTATGAAGAGAAGTTGAAAATCTCATTTGACAATCTATGCGTTTATGACAGGGGAGAGATTCTTTTTGATGCTGAGATGGAGAAGAAGTGCGCTGTTATTATGCAGCATCAAAAATTTACTATTTCATGCGACTTAGGTGTTGGAGAGGGCAGTTTTAAAGCGTATGGATGTGATTTAGGACATGAGTATGTAAAGATAAATGCAGATTATAGAACATAA
- the rpe gene encoding ribulose-phosphate 3-epimerase codes for MYVAPSVLSANFGNLERDVKAICEAGCDFVHVDVMDGHFVPNLTIGPVVVSAIAACATKPLDIHLMVENNTFFVDLFAPLKPEYISFHIEEEKHPHRLIQKIRSLGIKPAIVLNPHTLPESVEYLLADLDMILLMSVNPGFGGQSFIDSVIPKAKKLSAMRDKINPNCLIEVDGGVNDKNIALLKDAGVDIVVAGSYVFNHFDKKEAIASLKI; via the coding sequence ATGTATGTAGCCCCAAGTGTCCTGTCTGCTAATTTTGGCAATCTTGAAAGAGATGTTAAAGCCATCTGTGAAGCTGGTTGTGATTTTGTACATGTAGATGTAATGGATGGACATTTTGTTCCAAATCTGACAATAGGTCCGGTTGTAGTCTCTGCTATTGCCGCATGTGCTACAAAACCGCTTGATATTCATCTTATGGTTGAAAACAATACATTTTTTGTAGATCTTTTTGCTCCTTTAAAACCTGAATATATCTCTTTTCATATAGAAGAGGAGAAACACCCCCACAGATTGATCCAAAAAATCCGCTCACTTGGCATAAAACCGGCAATCGTTTTAAACCCTCATACGCTTCCCGAGTCTGTAGAGTACCTGCTTGCTGATTTGGATATGATTCTTTTAATGAGTGTAAACCCGGGTTTTGGCGGTCAAAGTTTTATCGATAGTGTTATTCCTAAAGCAAAAAAATTAAGTGCCATGAGGGATAAAATAAATCCGAACTGCCTTATAGAAGTAGACGGCGGAGTAAATGATAAAAACATAGCTCTTTTAAAAGATGCGGGCGTTGATATCGTAGTTGCAGGCAGTTATGTTTTTAATCATTTTGACAAAAAAGAGGCAATTGCCTCTTTAAAAATTTAA
- the accA gene encoding acetyl-CoA carboxylase carboxyl transferase subunit alpha produces the protein MATYLDFEYKIKFLQEDIISAQVRHDEGAVKALQENLNKEVSKIFNNLSPFQKLQLARHLDRPYALDYINLIMRDKYEIHGDRHFRDDAAILCYLGYIGNEKVMVIGEQKGRGTKNKIKRNFGMPHPEGYRKALRAAKLAEKFNIPVLMLIDTPGAYPGIGAEERNQSEAIARNLLELSALKTPTISVVIGEGGSGGALAIGVADKFAMMRYSVFSVISPEGCSAILWNDPAKAEAATNAMKITSQDLKELNLIDDIVAEPLIGAHRDRDGAAAAIGEYFLSELSKLREMSDEERMETRYKKLVSVGAFSE, from the coding sequence TTGGCAACATATTTAGACTTTGAGTACAAGATTAAGTTTCTTCAAGAAGATATTATATCTGCGCAGGTTCGTCACGATGAGGGTGCAGTTAAAGCACTTCAAGAAAACTTGAATAAAGAAGTTTCAAAAATATTTAATAATTTATCACCTTTTCAGAAGCTTCAACTCGCGCGTCACTTAGATAGGCCATATGCACTTGATTATATTAATTTAATTATGAGAGATAAATATGAGATTCACGGAGATAGACATTTTCGTGATGACGCTGCTATTTTGTGTTATTTAGGATATATCGGTAATGAAAAAGTTATGGTTATCGGTGAGCAAAAAGGTCGTGGAACTAAAAATAAGATAAAAAGAAATTTCGGTATGCCTCATCCGGAGGGATATAGAAAAGCGCTGCGTGCTGCAAAGCTGGCAGAAAAATTCAACATACCTGTTCTTATGCTTATAGACACTCCGGGTGCGTATCCAGGAATTGGAGCTGAAGAGAGAAACCAGAGTGAAGCAATTGCTAGAAATCTGCTTGAACTCTCAGCGCTGAAAACTCCTACTATTTCTGTAGTTATTGGAGAGGGTGGAAGCGGTGGAGCTCTTGCTATAGGGGTTGCAGATAAATTTGCTATGATGCGATACTCTGTGTTTAGTGTAATCTCTCCTGAGGGTTGTTCTGCTATTTTATGGAATGATCCCGCAAAAGCAGAAGCTGCAACAAATGCTATGAAAATAACCAGTCAAGATTTAAAAGAGTTAAACCTTATAGATGACATCGTGGCTGAGCCTTTAATTGGTGCTCATAGAGACAGAGATGGTGCTGCTGCTGCAATAGGCGAGTATTTTTTATCTGAATTATCAAAACTTCGTGAAATGTCTGATGAAGAGAGAATGGAAACTAGATATAAAAAGCTTGTAAGTGTTGGAGCTTTCAGCGAGTAA
- a CDS encoding potassium channel family protein — MNLLEKIRKFLHWESSPKPHITLNNELYSQLLPFRTPLVLIQLLMIIGTLGYIYIEDYTIMNAIFQTGYTFTTVGFGALNEGEFSAAGQIFTVTLIILGFTVFTIAIGIVVDVVGKGNLSKIIKERRMLYSVARLKKHFVVCYHNDYTLEVTKELRKNHIPFVVVDPREEIHQWAEEHNYTTYLKAEPHAELTMLKAHLSSAKGLITLSNSISDNIALIASVRLFEKEHFLPRPYYVISSAETVSDIGKLRKLGADTVVSPTKLTAQRVSAMAARPDMENLLEEFLYKSDNPLDMEEIEVPKYSWSVLKKLRETHIREITNTSVVGITKKDGKFLAMPKGDVLITSECKLLVIGTQQGINVTKELLRRRDKPKELRFV; from the coding sequence TTGAATCTCTTAGAGAAGATTCGAAAATTCCTACATTGGGAGTCATCTCCCAAACCTCATATAACACTCAATAATGAGCTGTACTCTCAACTTTTACCATTTAGAACACCTTTAGTATTAATTCAACTTCTTATGATTATAGGAACTTTAGGCTATATTTATATTGAAGATTACACCATAATGAATGCAATTTTTCAAACCGGATATACTTTTACTACAGTCGGATTCGGTGCATTAAATGAGGGAGAATTTTCAGCAGCAGGGCAGATATTTACGGTAACTCTGATTATTTTAGGATTTACGGTATTTACGATTGCAATCGGTATTGTTGTTGATGTTGTCGGAAAAGGAAATCTTAGTAAAATAATTAAGGAGAGAAGAATGTTATATAGTGTAGCAAGATTAAAAAAGCATTTTGTTGTATGTTATCATAATGACTATACCCTTGAAGTCACAAAAGAGTTAAGAAAAAATCATATACCTTTTGTAGTTGTAGATCCAAGAGAAGAGATACATCAATGGGCCGAAGAGCATAACTATACTACATATTTAAAAGCTGAACCGCACGCAGAGCTCACCATGCTTAAAGCGCATCTCTCATCAGCAAAAGGTCTGATAACGCTCTCTAACTCTATATCTGACAATATAGCTTTGATAGCTTCAGTTAGACTTTTTGAAAAAGAGCATTTTTTGCCAAGACCTTATTATGTTATCTCTTCAGCTGAAACGGTAAGTGATATTGGAAAATTAAGAAAACTTGGTGCTGATACTGTCGTCTCTCCTACAAAGTTAACTGCTCAAAGAGTAAGCGCAATGGCAGCTCGTCCAGATATGGAAAATCTGCTTGAAGAATTTTTATATAAAAGCGATAATCCTCTTGATATGGAAGAGATAGAAGTACCAAAATATAGCTGGTCGGTTCTTAAAAAATTAAGAGAGACACATATTAGAGAGATAACAAATACATCTGTAGTAGGTATTACTAAAAAAGATGGTAAATTTTTAGCTATGCCAAAAGGAGATGTTTTGATTACAAGTGAATGCAAACTACTTGTTATAGGAACACAACAAGGTATTAATGTAACAAAAGAGCTCTTAAGAAGAAGAGACAAGCCAAAGGAGCTAAGATTTGTATAA
- the pdxH gene encoding pyridoxamine 5'-phosphate oxidase — protein sequence MLNLQDMRREYKQSELDESSVDASPFVEFEKWFKEAQNAQILEPNTMLLATSSAQNIPNIRAVLLKIFDEKGFVFFTNYNSDKAKEIEQNPNVALEFLWLDLERQVRIIGACEKISHTESLSYFMKRSRGSQIGAWVSEQSTIISSRKLLSIALEKMKEKFESGKVPLPDFWGGYRVKPSKMEFWQGRESRLHDRILYTKEGNRWKISRLAP from the coding sequence ATGTTAAATCTACAAGATATGCGAAGAGAGTATAAACAGAGCGAACTTGATGAGAGCAGCGTAGATGCAAGCCCTTTTGTGGAGTTTGAAAAGTGGTTTAAAGAGGCTCAAAACGCACAAATATTAGAACCAAATACAATGCTCTTAGCTACTAGCAGTGCGCAAAATATTCCAAATATAAGAGCTGTTCTTTTAAAAATATTTGATGAGAAAGGTTTTGTGTTTTTTACAAATTACAACTCCGATAAAGCAAAAGAGATAGAACAAAATCCAAATGTTGCACTGGAGTTTTTATGGTTAGATCTCGAGAGACAGGTGCGTATTATCGGCGCATGTGAGAAAATTTCCCACACAGAGTCGCTCTCTTATTTTATGAAACGCTCTCGTGGCAGTCAAATAGGTGCATGGGTAAGTGAGCAAAGCACAATTATAAGCTCTAGAAAGCTTCTTTCTATCGCACTTGAGAAGATGAAAGAGAAGTTTGAAAGCGGTAAAGTTCCGTTGCCGGATTTTTGGGGCGGCTATAGAGTAAAGCCTAGCAAAATGGAGTTTTGGCAAGGAAGAGAGAGCCGTTTGCATGATAGAATTCTCTATACAAAAGAAGGTAATAGATGGAAAATTTCACGATTGGCACCGTGA
- a CDS encoding gamma carbonic anhydrase family protein, translated as MLYEFKNIKPKLGANTWVAQSADVIGDVTCGEDCSIWFGTVIRGDVHYIKIGDRVSIQDLSMVHVTHYKKEDRSDGNPTIIGNDVTIGHRVMLHGCTIEDACLIGMSATILDGAVIGKESIVGAGALVTKNKVFPPRSLIMGSPAKVIRELNDEEVKELYASASRYVEFKSHYQK; from the coding sequence ATGTTATATGAATTTAAAAACATAAAACCAAAACTTGGCGCCAATACCTGGGTTGCACAATCAGCTGATGTTATAGGTGATGTTACATGCGGAGAAGATTGCTCTATATGGTTTGGAACGGTTATAAGAGGTGATGTTCACTATATAAAAATAGGTGATAGAGTAAGCATACAAGATCTTAGCATGGTTCATGTAACTCACTATAAAAAAGAGGATAGGAGTGATGGAAATCCTACTATTATCGGCAATGATGTAACTATTGGGCACCGTGTGATGCTTCATGGATGCACAATAGAAGATGCCTGCCTTATAGGGATGAGTGCTACTATACTTGACGGTGCTGTCATTGGGAAAGAATCTATTGTTGGCGCCGGCGCTCTTGTAACAAAAAACAAAGTTTTTCCTCCCCGTTCGCTAATCATGGGAAGCCCTGCAAAGGTTATTAGAGAGCTAAACGATGAAGAGGTCAAAGAGCTCTACGCTTCTGCATCACGCTATGTAGAGTTTAAGTCTCACTATCAAAAATAA
- a CDS encoding beta-ketoacyl-ACP synthase II, with amino-acid sequence MRRVVVTGLGTINAVGNDKESSFKAICEGECGIDTITLFDPENYSVKIAAEVKNFDPSTVMEAKEVKKADRFIHLGLKAAQEAMNEANFSEDTDMERFGISAASGIGGLPSIEKNSIIIETKGPRRISPFFIPGALVNMLGGFISIEHGTKGPNLSSVTACAAGTHAISEAVKTIMCGGADKMLVVSAECAITGAGVGGFASMKALSTRNDDPKKASRPFDADRDGFIMGEGAAALVLEVYEDAVARGANIYAEIVGFGESGDANHITTPSLDGPARAMKAAYKMAGEPKIDYINAHGTSTPINDKNETAAIKELFGGKENCPPVSSIKGQIGHCLGAAGGIEAVISLMAMRDGIIPPTINYENPDENCDLDVVPNKARKAELNTIMSNSFGFGGTNGVIIFKKI; translated from the coding sequence ATGAGAAGAGTTGTAGTTACTGGACTGGGTACGATAAATGCAGTTGGAAATGATAAAGAGAGTTCTTTTAAAGCTATTTGTGAGGGTGAGTGTGGAATTGACACGATCACTCTCTTTGATCCGGAAAATTATAGTGTAAAAATAGCAGCTGAAGTTAAAAACTTTGATCCCTCAACTGTTATGGAAGCAAAAGAGGTTAAAAAAGCTGATAGATTTATTCATCTTGGATTAAAAGCTGCTCAAGAAGCGATGAATGAAGCTAATTTTTCTGAAGACACAGATATGGAAAGATTTGGCATAAGTGCAGCTTCGGGAATTGGCGGTCTTCCCTCTATTGAAAAAAATTCAATCATTATAGAGACAAAAGGTCCAAGAAGAATAAGCCCGTTTTTTATTCCAGGCGCGCTTGTAAATATGCTTGGTGGTTTTATATCTATAGAGCATGGAACAAAAGGACCAAACTTATCAAGTGTAACTGCATGTGCTGCTGGAACACACGCAATTAGTGAAGCTGTAAAGACAATTATGTGCGGCGGTGCGGATAAAATGTTGGTAGTTTCAGCTGAGTGCGCTATAACAGGTGCTGGTGTCGGCGGATTTGCTTCTATGAAAGCGCTTTCAACAAGAAATGATGACCCTAAAAAAGCTTCTCGTCCGTTTGATGCAGATCGTGACGGTTTTATTATGGGAGAAGGAGCTGCTGCACTTGTACTAGAAGTGTATGAAGATGCAGTTGCTCGTGGAGCAAATATTTATGCTGAAATTGTTGGTTTTGGCGAAAGCGGTGATGCAAATCATATTACTACTCCAAGTCTTGACGGTCCGGCTCGTGCAATGAAAGCTGCTTACAAAATGGCAGGTGAACCTAAAATTGATTATATAAATGCGCATGGAACAAGTACTCCTATCAATGATAAAAATGAAACAGCAGCTATAAAAGAGTTGTTTGGAGGCAAAGAAAATTGTCCTCCGGTAAGTTCTATCAAAGGGCAAATAGGTCATTGTCTCGGAGCTGCAGGAGGTATAGAAGCTGTAATCTCTTTAATGGCAATGCGTGATGGAATAATCCCTCCTACGATAAATTATGAAAATCCAGATGAAAATTGTGATTTAGATGTAGTTCCAAATAAAGCTAGAAAAGCAGAATTAAATACAATAATGAGTAACTCTTTTGGTTTTGGCGGAACAAATGGTGTTATTATATTCAAAAAAATCTAA
- the rpmB gene encoding 50S ribosomal protein L28 — protein sequence MARRCAISGKGPMSGNNVSHAKNRTKRRFLLNLRTVRITLEDGTTKKVKISAKELRTLKKNS from the coding sequence ATGGCAAGAAGATGTGCTATAAGCGGCAAAGGCCCGATGAGCGGGAATAATGTTTCTCATGCTAAAAATAGAACAAAACGTCGTTTTTTATTAAACCTTAGAACAGTGCGTATAACTTTAGAAGATGGCACTACAAAAAAGGTTAAAATCTCTGCAAAAGAACTACGCACGCTTAAGAAAAATTCTTAA
- a CDS encoding 3'-5' exonuclease, which yields MLLNNNFSLDAKSIYKLSSKGLSLKTLKEQIDEDLDFLLELWHSQGLEILKHQGNFYFATKFISLEDAEFCIVDIETNGSKIDKHQIIELAAIKVKNSKIIDSYESLVRCKEINPHITEITGITAEDTSDAPDLKKVMYDFKNFLGDAVFVAHDVKFDYKFISLSMQKIGLAPLLNRSLCSLSLAERTIESYRYALSYLNKSFGLHPSATHHRAMSDVLTTYELFKLSMANIKKDVKTVEDFIKFTKEAKKLKRLKFDPFLEKESQCKTQEDKLKIK from the coding sequence ATGCTGCTTAATAATAATTTTTCTTTAGATGCTAAAAGCATATATAAATTATCTTCAAAAGGGCTCTCTTTAAAAACCTTAAAAGAGCAGATAGATGAAGATTTGGATTTCCTGCTTGAACTTTGGCATTCACAAGGTTTAGAGATTTTAAAACACCAGGGAAATTTTTATTTTGCAACAAAATTTATCTCTCTTGAAGATGCTGAGTTTTGTATCGTTGACATAGAAACAAATGGGTCCAAAATAGATAAACATCAAATAATAGAATTAGCTGCCATAAAAGTAAAAAATAGCAAAATTATTGATAGCTATGAATCTCTTGTTCGCTGCAAAGAGATAAACCCGCATATAACAGAAATAACAGGCATAACTGCAGAAGACACAAGCGATGCACCAGATCTGAAAAAAGTCATGTATGATTTTAAAAACTTTTTGGGAGATGCTGTTTTTGTTGCGCATGATGTAAAGTTTGATTATAAATTTATATCATTAAGTATGCAAAAAATTGGTTTAGCGCCACTTTTAAATAGAAGTTTGTGCTCATTATCATTAGCAGAAAGAACTATAGAATCATATAGATATGCCCTTTCTTACTTAAACAAATCATTTGGACTGCATCCCAGTGCAACACATCATAGAGCAATGAGCGATGTCCTTACAACTTACGAACTCTTTAAGTTATCAATGGCAAATATAAAAAAAGATGTGAAGACAGTTGAAGACTTTATAAAATTCACTAAAGAGGCAAAAAAATTAAAAAGATTAAAATTTGACCCTTTTTTAGAAAAAGAGTCTCAATGCAAAACGCAAGAAGATAAATTAAAAATCAAATAA
- a CDS encoding phosphoribosylanthranilate isomerase: MRTKICGITSYEDAMTAIDAGADALGFVFYEKSPRYISVSDAKKIIAKLPPFIEKVALFVNSDAQVINSYCQEAGATLAQVHFEAPYELYEQLFVPYIKVVRAKEAKDILQFSNEYRLIDAYCETYGGSGKKLNIEWFKHVDCSKIILAGGLDPQNVSSLKQYGFYAVDVSSGVELSYGKKDASKVREFIKNAK, translated from the coding sequence ATGCGTACTAAAATCTGCGGTATTACTTCTTATGAGGATGCTATGACAGCAATAGATGCCGGCGCAGATGCTTTGGGATTTGTATTTTATGAAAAATCTCCTAGATATATCTCTGTATCGGATGCAAAAAAAATTATAGCCAAACTGCCTCCGTTTATAGAAAAAGTGGCTCTTTTCGTTAACAGCGATGCACAGGTAATAAACTCATACTGCCAAGAAGCCGGGGCGACACTTGCCCAGGTTCACTTTGAAGCTCCATATGAACTTTATGAACAGTTGTTCGTCCCATATATAAAAGTTGTACGAGCAAAAGAGGCTAAAGATATTTTACAATTTAGTAATGAGTATAGACTTATTGATGCCTATTGTGAAACATATGGCGGAAGCGGAAAAAAACTAAATATAGAGTGGTTTAAACATGTAGATTGTTCCAAAATCATTTTAGCAGGCGGACTCGATCCTCAAAATGTATCCTCTCTTAAACAGTATGGTTTTTACGCTGTTGATGTAAGCAGCGGTGTAGAACTCTCATATGGAAAAAAAGATGCATCTAAAGTTAGAGAGTTTATAAAAAATGCAAAATAA
- a CDS encoding trimeric intracellular cation channel family protein gives MPEYFIFADIIGITAFTISGFLIAIKNDLDILGVLIASSLTALGGGIIRDAILSSAPFAFTTLHPALTLITTIFIAYIFKLYKKDSIERKWMFVVSDTIGLVAFSITGALLAINAEYNFFGIVILSFITAVGGGVSRDIMINQVPTVLVSDFYGSIAVIVAFLLGALNFFNAINEFNIIIVALLSITLRLLAFKRGWHLPRLNK, from the coding sequence ATGCCTGAATATTTTATATTTGCAGATATCATCGGAATTACTGCTTTTACTATAAGCGGCTTTTTAATAGCCATAAAAAATGATCTTGATATTTTGGGTGTGCTAATAGCATCGTCACTTACTGCTCTTGGAGGTGGAATCATTAGAGATGCCATACTTAGTTCTGCTCCCTTTGCATTTACAACTTTACATCCTGCTCTTACACTTATAACAACTATTTTCATTGCATATATATTTAAGCTTTATAAAAAAGACTCTATAGAAAGAAAGTGGATGTTTGTAGTAAGCGATACAATTGGTCTTGTCGCTTTTAGTATAACCGGCGCTCTTTTGGCTATAAATGCAGAATATAATTTTTTTGGCATAGTTATTTTAAGCTTTATTACGGCGGTAGGCGGAGGAGTTAGTAGAGATATTATGATAAATCAAGTTCCTACAGTTCTTGTTAGCGATTTTTACGGTTCTATCGCAGTAATTGTAGCATTTTTGCTTGGAGCGCTTAACTTTTTTAATGCAATTAATGAATTTAATATCATTATTGTCGCTCTTCTTAGCATAACACTAAGGCTCTTGGCATTTAAAAGAGGATGGCATCTGCCAAGGCTTAACAAATAA
- the acpP gene encoding acyl carrier protein translates to MALLDDIREVVVEQLGVNADEVKEDAKFVEDLGADSLDVVELVMALEEKFDIEIPDDEAEKIQTVKDVVNYIENK, encoded by the coding sequence ATGGCACTTTTAGATGATATTAGAGAAGTAGTAGTTGAGCAATTAGGCGTTAACGCTGATGAGGTAAAAGAGGATGCAAAGTTTGTTGAAGATTTAGGTGCTGATAGCCTTGATGTAGTTGAATTAGTAATGGCTCTTGAGGAAAAATTTGATATTGAAATTCCTGATGATGAAGCGGAAAAAATTCAAACTGTTAAAGATGTAGTAAACTATATCGAAAACAAGTAA
- a CDS encoding phytoene desaturase family protein has product MIKDFAVVGSGIGGSSIAALLSSKGFDVILFEKEPYLGGCSSSFSRAGYNYNTGATTLAGYEDGHVVREIFDAIGVVPNLLESDPSIVIIHNENVTPRYRDFEKFFEILQLNYPHKKNRVFWELIYDINREFYRFSGHYYANSNIFSKVESLFSFLPIFLRFKKYLVANAHSFIKNFFADADDEYIAFLESQIFIVAQAPLREINFFTAALSLAYTFNKNYYVLGGFSTLFDDITQNVKELHRKSEIISISRHKNHFELYTKNGRYKAKKVILNSTVYDSGKLFNDIEIKNYYKRYKKLDNYQSSFMFYMTIKSEKNFHHHYQIIQEDTLPYTLSKALFVSFSDKNDTLIAPKGHYSITASIHTDSRLWENKSFYKARKKELEDILREIILKKLDIKEDEIVQSFGATSKTFYRYIRRSQLGGNAMTFKNFLPFLPGNDTSIKNLYNVGDTVFPAQGWPGVMLGVKNLKRLLDA; this is encoded by the coding sequence ATGATAAAAGATTTTGCAGTAGTCGGTTCAGGCATCGGTGGGAGTTCTATAGCGGCGCTTCTGAGTTCAAAAGGCTTTGATGTTATTTTATTTGAAAAAGAGCCCTATCTTGGAGGGTGCAGCTCTTCATTTTCAAGAGCCGGCTACAACTACAACACAGGCGCTACAACACTTGCCGGATATGAAGATGGGCATGTTGTCAGAGAGATTTTTGATGCTATTGGAGTAGTGCCAAATCTTTTAGAGAGCGATCCATCTATTGTTATTATACACAATGAAAATGTAACTCCTAGATACAGAGATTTTGAAAAATTTTTTGAAATATTGCAACTCAACTATCCGCATAAAAAAAATAGAGTATTTTGGGAACTTATCTATGATATAAATAGAGAGTTTTACAGATTTAGCGGACATTACTATGCAAATTCAAATATCTTTTCAAAAGTAGAGTCACTTTTTAGTTTTTTGCCTATTTTTTTAAGGTTTAAAAAGTATCTTGTTGCAAATGCTCATTCGTTTATAAAAAATTTTTTTGCCGATGCGGATGATGAGTATATTGCATTTTTGGAATCTCAAATATTTATCGTTGCTCAAGCTCCACTTAGAGAGATAAACTTCTTTACTGCAGCGCTCTCTCTGGCTTATACATTTAATAAAAATTACTATGTTTTGGGCGGATTTAGCACTCTTTTTGACGATATAACGCAAAATGTCAAAGAGTTACATAGAAAAAGTGAAATAATCTCTATTTCTCGTCATAAAAATCACTTTGAACTTTATACTAAAAATGGGAGATATAAAGCAAAAAAAGTGATTCTTAATTCTACAGTGTATGATAGCGGCAAACTTTTTAATGATATTGAGATAAAAAATTACTATAAAAGGTATAAAAAACTAGATAATTATCAAAGTTCGTTTATGTTTTACATGACTATAAAAAGTGAGAAAAATTTTCATCATCACTACCAAATCATCCAAGAAGATACTCTTCCCTACACTCTTTCAAAGGCGCTATTTGTCTCTTTTTCTGATAAAAATGATACTTTGATTGCGCCAAAAGGGCACTATAGTATTACAGCTTCAATACACACCGACAGCAGATTATGGGAGAATAAAAGTTTTTATAAAGCTAGAAAAAAAGAGCTTGAGGATATACTGCGAGAAATAATTTTAAAGAAACTTGATATAAAAGAGGATGAAATAGTTCAGAGTTTTGGTGCAACCTCAAAAACATTTTATCGCTATATAAGAAGATCACAACTGGGAGGTAATGCCATGACTTTTAAAAATTTTCTTCCGTTTCTACCTGGAAATGATACCTCTATAAAAAATTTATACAATGTCGGTGATACTGTTTTTCCTGCTCAAGGCTGGCCAGGTGTAATGCTTGGTGTAAAAAATCTAAAAAGGCTTTTAGATGCATAA